The Staphylococcus carnosus genome has a segment encoding these proteins:
- the mtnN gene encoding 5'-methylthioadenosine/S-adenosylhomocysteine nucleosidase has protein sequence MIGIIGAMEEEILILKEKITDLEEISIAHVKFYKGYIDNQEVVLTLSGIGKVNAAISTTLLINTFSPDVILNTGSAGALDHSLNIGDVLISTEATYHDADATAFGYELGQIPNMPIAYAADDDLVTLAQSVVEQQEMNGKLGLIVSGDSFIGEVSQRETIKTNFPDAMAVEMEATAIAQTCYQFKVPFIITRAVSDLANGEANMTFDEFIGEAAKSSSEIVLEMLKSL, from the coding sequence ATGATAGGTATTATTGGTGCTATGGAAGAAGAGATTTTAATATTAAAAGAAAAAATAACAGATCTCGAAGAAATTTCAATTGCACATGTAAAATTTTATAAAGGTTATATTGATAACCAAGAGGTCGTCTTAACACTGAGCGGCATCGGCAAAGTAAATGCTGCGATTTCTACAACTTTATTAATTAATACATTCTCTCCAGATGTTATTTTAAATACAGGGTCAGCAGGCGCATTAGATCACTCATTAAATATCGGTGATGTATTAATCAGTACAGAAGCAACATATCATGATGCCGATGCAACTGCATTCGGTTATGAGTTAGGACAAATTCCGAATATGCCTATCGCATATGCTGCAGATGATGATTTAGTAACATTAGCCCAATCTGTTGTTGAACAACAAGAAATGAATGGAAAATTAGGTTTAATTGTCAGCGGCGACAGCTTTATTGGTGAAGTCAGCCAAAGAGAGACAATTAAAACCAACTTCCCAGATGCAATGGCTGTCGAAATGGAAGCCACTGCCATCGCACAAACATGTTATCAATTCAAAGTACCGTTTATTATCACAAGAGCAGTATCAGATTTAGCCAATGGCGAAGCAAATATGACATTTGATGAATTTATCGGAGAAGCAGCTAAGTCTTCAAGTGAAATCGTCTTAGAAATGTTGAAATCTTTATAA
- a CDS encoding YqeG family HAD IIIA-type phosphatase, producing the protein MGILSKLCMPNAYVQNIHQINFDELAQSGIRGVITDLDNTLVGWDEADPTPAVIHWFNKLNELNIKVTVVSNNHQKRVASFCTPLNVDYIFEARKPMGKSFKRACEHMDLKPEETVVIGDQMMTDVIGGNRRGMYTIMVVPVKKTDGFITKFNRLIERRLLNRYKRKGYIKWEEN; encoded by the coding sequence ATGGGTATTTTAAGTAAACTTTGTATGCCGAATGCTTACGTACAAAATATTCATCAAATTAATTTTGACGAATTAGCACAATCAGGTATCCGCGGTGTAATTACAGATTTAGATAATACGCTTGTAGGATGGGATGAAGCAGATCCGACACCTGCTGTCATACATTGGTTTAATAAATTAAATGAATTAAATATTAAAGTAACAGTCGTTTCAAATAACCATCAAAAGCGTGTTGCTAGCTTCTGCACACCGTTGAATGTTGATTATATCTTTGAAGCACGAAAACCAATGGGCAAATCATTTAAACGTGCTTGTGAGCATATGGACTTAAAACCAGAAGAAACAGTAGTCATCGGCGATCAGATGATGACAGATGTAATCGGCGGCAACCGTCGCGGTATGTATACGATTATGGTTGTGCCTGTTAAGAAAACAGACGGTTTTATTACCAAATTCAATCGTTTGATCGAACGCAGATTGTTAAACAGATATAAAAGAAAAGGCTATATTAAATGGGAGGAAAATTGA
- the yqeH gene encoding ribosome biogenesis GTPase YqeH: MTETLKCIGCGAPLQSEDPKKPGYVPAHSLHKEDVICQRCFRLKNYNEVQDVGMDSEDFLDLLNNLADKKGLVVNVCDIFDFEGSFIHALKRIVGNKKVILAANKIDLLPKQINKRRVKEWLKKTAKKYGLDPEAVILLSAQKGYGIDELLEAIDKYRNHEDVYIVGTTNVGKSTLINKLIEHSVGEKDVVTTSRFPGTTLDMIDIPLDENTFMFDTPGIIQEHQMTHYVSDKELKQIMPNKEIKQRVYQLNENQTLFFGGLARIDYVSGGKRPLVCYFSNNLNIHRTKTEKADTLWQTQLGNLLTPPNHSDHFDLNDIKAVRLETGKEKRDVMISGLGFITIGPGAKVVVHVPKSVDVVLRNSIM, from the coding sequence TTGACTGAAACGCTTAAATGTATCGGTTGCGGTGCACCGCTGCAATCAGAAGATCCTAAGAAACCAGGTTACGTTCCAGCACACAGCTTGCATAAAGAAGACGTTATCTGCCAACGCTGCTTCAGATTAAAAAATTATAATGAAGTACAAGATGTAGGAATGGATAGTGAGGATTTCTTAGATTTATTAAATAACTTAGCAGATAAAAAAGGACTTGTGGTCAATGTATGCGATATCTTTGATTTCGAAGGTTCATTTATCCATGCTCTAAAACGCATTGTCGGCAATAAAAAAGTCATTTTAGCAGCGAATAAAATTGATTTGCTGCCGAAACAAATTAATAAACGCCGTGTCAAAGAATGGTTGAAAAAAACTGCTAAGAAATATGGATTAGATCCAGAAGCTGTAATTCTGCTCTCTGCACAAAAAGGTTATGGCATAGATGAGCTGTTAGAAGCCATCGATAAATACCGCAACCATGAAGACGTCTATATTGTCGGTACTACTAATGTCGGAAAATCCACTTTAATTAATAAGTTGATTGAACATAGCGTTGGTGAAAAAGATGTTGTAACAACATCTCGTTTCCCAGGTACTACTTTAGACATGATAGATATACCATTAGATGAAAACACCTTTATGTTTGATACACCTGGTATTATTCAAGAACATCAAATGACACATTATGTTTCAGATAAAGAATTGAAACAAATCATGCCGAATAAAGAGATTAAGCAGCGTGTTTATCAGCTGAATGAAAATCAGACATTATTCTTCGGCGGTTTAGCACGAATTGATTATGTTTCTGGCGGCAAACGCCCGCTCGTTTGCTATTTCTCTAATAATTTGAATATACATCGTACAAAAACAGAAAAAGCAGATACTTTATGGCAGACACAACTAGGCAATCTTTTAACACCCCCGAATCATTCTGATCACTTTGATTTAAATGATATTAAAGCAGTACGTTTAGAAACGGGTAAAGAAAAGCGTGATGTTATGATTTCTGGTCTTGGATTTATTACAATCGGCCCTGGTGCTAAGGTAGTGGTACATGTACCGAAATCTGTTGATGTTGTGCTTAGAAATTCAATCATGTAG
- the aroE gene encoding shikimate dehydrogenase encodes MKFAVIGHPIKHSLSPVMHQANFEALGRDDSYEALNIPPKHFHLIKEIMAEKEIDGFNITIPHKERIIPYLDAMDAHAKTIGAINTVKIEDGKWIGYNTDGIGYVQGLKNVYPNLKEARILLIGAGGASKGLAAALNEAADHTLSVANRTMSRFDNWDLKVHTLTLEEAEKQLGDFDIVINTTPAGMSENQDVVIALDHLAPDTLVSDIVYIPYKTPILKLAEAKGNPIYNGLDMFVNQGAESFKIWTGETADTKAMKNTVLQQLQRRD; translated from the coding sequence ATGAAATTTGCAGTCATCGGCCATCCTATTAAACATTCTTTATCTCCAGTTATGCATCAGGCCAATTTTGAAGCTTTAGGACGTGATGATTCGTATGAAGCACTCAACATTCCGCCAAAGCATTTCCACTTAATTAAAGAAATTATGGCAGAAAAAGAGATAGATGGATTTAATATTACAATACCGCATAAAGAACGTATTATTCCATATTTAGATGCAATGGATGCACATGCCAAAACAATTGGTGCAATTAATACGGTTAAAATAGAAGATGGCAAATGGATAGGTTACAATACGGACGGTATCGGTTATGTTCAAGGTTTAAAAAATGTCTATCCGAATTTAAAAGAAGCACGTATTTTGCTGATAGGAGCAGGTGGTGCAAGCAAAGGACTTGCTGCTGCATTGAATGAAGCAGCAGACCATACATTGTCTGTTGCTAATCGCACGATGTCTCGATTCGATAATTGGGATCTGAAAGTTCATACTTTAACTTTGGAAGAGGCGGAAAAGCAGCTTGGTGATTTTGATATTGTGATTAATACAACACCAGCAGGTATGAGTGAGAATCAAGATGTGGTGATTGCTTTAGATCATCTTGCACCTGATACTTTGGTGAGCGATATTGTCTATATTCCTTATAAAACACCTATCTTAAAATTAGCAGAAGCTAAAGGGAATCCTATTTATAACGGACTTGATATGTTTGTGAATCAAGGTGCTGAAAGTTTTAAAATATGGACAGGTGAAACAGCAGATACAAAAGCAATGAAAAATACTGTGTTACAGCAATTACAAAGGAGAGATTAA
- the yhbY gene encoding ribosome assembly RNA-binding protein YhbY yields the protein MLTGKQKRYLRSQAHHVTPTFQIGKSGLNDNMIEQLNEILENRELIKIHILQNNMDDKKELAEAVSDKTDSELVQIIGSMIVLYKESNENKQIELP from the coding sequence ATGTTAACAGGAAAACAAAAGAGATATTTAAGAAGTCAAGCCCATCATGTGACTCCGACTTTCCAAATCGGGAAATCGGGTTTGAATGATAATATGATTGAGCAATTGAATGAAATACTAGAAAATCGTGAATTGATCAAAATTCACATTCTGCAAAATAATATGGATGATAAAAAAGAATTGGCTGAAGCGGTAAGTGATAAAACTGATAGTGAATTAGTTCAAATCATCGGTTCTATGATTGTCTTATACAAAGAATCGAATGAAAATAAACAAATCGAATTACCTTAA
- a CDS encoding nicotinate-nucleotide adenylyltransferase — translation MTQSVVLYGGQFNPVHTAHAAVASEVYHTLKPDRFLFLPSYMSPLKAHRSELNTEHRVHMLELAAAELGFGEVCLAEIERKGESYTYDTIRALKSELGDADLYFVIGTDQYEQLDRWYHIEALKELVTFVVVNRGKAEQEIEAGMIGVQIPRIDISSSLIRERIKNNQTIEVLVPRKVEDYIREERLYES, via the coding sequence ATGACACAATCTGTTGTTTTATATGGAGGCCAATTCAATCCAGTTCATACTGCGCACGCTGCTGTTGCAAGTGAAGTTTATCATACTTTAAAACCTGACCGTTTTTTGTTTCTGCCGAGTTATATGTCGCCTTTAAAAGCGCATCGTTCTGAATTGAATACCGAACATCGTGTCCATATGTTAGAACTTGCTGCAGCTGAACTTGGTTTTGGTGAAGTTTGTCTTGCTGAAATTGAGCGCAAGGGGGAAAGTTATACGTATGATACGATTCGAGCTTTGAAATCGGAATTAGGTGATGCAGATCTTTATTTTGTGATTGGTACAGATCAATATGAACAATTAGATCGCTGGTATCACATTGAGGCGTTGAAAGAACTTGTGACTTTTGTGGTTGTGAATAGAGGGAAGGCAGAACAGGAGATAGAAGCGGGAATGATCGGTGTTCAGATTCCAAGAATAGATATCAGTTCTTCACTCATTAGAGAAAGAATCAAAAATAATCAAACGATTGAAGTCTTGGTACCTAGAAAAGTTGAAGACTATATCAGGGAGGAGCGATTATATGAAAGCTAA
- the yqeK gene encoding bis(5'-nucleosyl)-tetraphosphatase (symmetrical) YqeK, with translation MKAKKAIKLIEDKLPEKRYKHSLRVAETAKKLAEIHDGDVKKAKLAGILHDYAKYEDLGTMYQIVRQYDLDSDLLSYGSEILHGPVCAVMMKEQYDIDDEEVLLAIKYHTTGRAHMTKTEKIVFIADYIEPKRTIPGVEEIREMAFKPGNLDKTIYEISKRTVLFLIGNDISVYKATIDCLNYYNFSDERIEDD, from the coding sequence ATGAAAGCTAAGAAGGCAATAAAGCTTATAGAGGATAAATTACCAGAAAAACGTTATAAGCACTCTCTACGTGTGGCTGAGACTGCTAAGAAATTAGCTGAAATTCATGATGGGGATGTCAAAAAAGCAAAACTAGCTGGTATATTACATGATTATGCGAAATATGAGGATTTAGGTACAATGTATCAAATTGTACGTCAATATGATTTGGATAGTGATTTATTAAGCTATGGTTCTGAAATTTTACATGGACCTGTCTGTGCGGTTATGATGAAAGAACAATACGATATTGATGATGAAGAGGTATTACTTGCAATAAAATATCACACTACTGGACGCGCTCATATGACAAAGACTGAAAAAATTGTCTTTATTGCTGATTATATCGAGCCTAAAAGAACGATTCCTGGTGTGGAAGAAATTAGAGAAATGGCTTTTAAACCTGGCAACCTGGATAAAACAATTTATGAAATTTCTAAAAGAACAGTTTTATTCTTAATTGGTAATGATATCAGTGTTTATAAGGCGACTATTGATTGCTTGAATTACTATAATTTCAGTGATGAAAGAATAGAGGATGATTAA
- the rsfS gene encoding ribosome silencing factor produces the protein MQKEEILKLAVEAVESKRAEEVISLNLEGINDMADYFVICHGNNERQVQAIARAVKEAADKAGVDITVFEGLNEARWVLLDLSGVIVHIFHKDERSYYNIEKLYRDAPMQMYEEAY, from the coding sequence ATGCAAAAAGAAGAAATTTTAAAATTGGCAGTTGAAGCTGTTGAAAGTAAAAGAGCAGAAGAGGTTATTTCGTTAAATTTAGAAGGTATTAATGATATGGCAGATTATTTTGTGATTTGTCATGGTAATAACGAACGTCAAGTACAGGCTATCGCACGCGCGGTAAAAGAAGCTGCGGATAAAGCTGGTGTTGACATTACTGTGTTTGAAGGCTTGAATGAAGCAAGATGGGTACTTCTTGATTTATCAGGAGTAATTGTTCACATTTTCCATAAAGATGAACGTAGTTACTATAATATTGAAAAACTTTATCGTGATGCACCTATGCAAATGTATGAGGAAGCTTATTAA
- a CDS encoding class I SAM-dependent DNA methyltransferase, translating to MEQYQDFSQYYDELTLDQPYESWLELVKSVTNHKVSILDLGCGTGSLTHQLTGLGSVTGMDLSPDMLVIASQKSDEVRWLEGDMSNFNLNETFDVITIFCDSLNYLNSYNAVMDTFKHVYEHLKEDGVFLFDVHTVFKMETLFNNQTYIDETEHVFLGWDAVAGEEPNSVWHYMTFFEKQNDGSYRRFDEEHYQKTYDENEYKNILKQVGFKNIRTLYDFDSENHNPESNRLFFIVKK from the coding sequence ATGGAGCAATATCAAGATTTCAGTCAATATTATGATGAACTCACTTTAGATCAACCATATGAATCGTGGTTGGAACTTGTAAAATCTGTTACCAATCATAAAGTTTCAATATTAGATTTAGGATGTGGAACTGGTAGTTTGACACATCAACTAACTGGACTGGGTTCAGTTACAGGAATGGATTTAAGTCCAGATATGTTAGTTATTGCATCGCAAAAGTCTGATGAAGTGAGATGGCTCGAAGGTGATATGTCCAATTTTAATCTCAATGAAACATTTGATGTTATAACTATTTTTTGTGATTCATTAAATTATTTAAATAGTTATAATGCTGTAATGGATACATTCAAACATGTATATGAACATCTAAAAGAAGATGGTGTTTTTCTATTTGATGTCCATACTGTCTTTAAAATGGAAACATTGTTTAATAATCAAACTTATATAGATGAAACAGAACATGTTTTTCTTGGATGGGATGCTGTAGCTGGTGAAGAACCAAATAGTGTTTGGCATTATATGACTTTCTTTGAAAAACAAAATGATGGCAGTTATCGTCGATTTGATGAAGAACATTATCAAAAAACATATGACGAAAATGAATACAAAAATATATTGAAGCAAGTTGGATTTAAAAATATAAGAACATTGTATGATTTTGATTCTGAAAACCATAATCCAGAAAGTAACAGATTATTTTTTATTGTAAAAAAATAA
- a CDS encoding ComEA family DNA-binding protein, with protein MLEKLKLYIENYKQYRYLIIILVLLVIILLIFIKPDESSTKIEEKSNVDIQGNTDKKYPNDGQPASKKSTDSYNKSKKVMVDIKGAVKHPNVYEMSDTQRVKDVLSKAIPTEKADLNLINLSEKLVDQKMIYIPEKGKETTIRQASISSGTTSSISTNQQKVNVNTAKESELTSITGLGPTKAKAIIEYRENKGSFNKIEQLKEIKGFGDKTYEKLKDYLTV; from the coding sequence ATGTTGGAGAAATTGAAACTATATATTGAAAATTACAAGCAATATAGATATTTGATAATAATATTGGTTTTATTGGTTATTATATTATTAATATTCATTAAGCCAGATGAGTCATCTACAAAAATAGAAGAGAAAAGCAATGTAGATATCCAGGGCAATACTGACAAGAAATATCCAAACGATGGTCAACCAGCAAGTAAGAAATCAACTGACTCTTACAATAAATCTAAGAAAGTTATGGTTGATATAAAAGGTGCTGTTAAACATCCTAATGTATACGAAATGTCAGACACTCAAAGAGTAAAAGATGTACTCTCAAAGGCAATACCCACTGAAAAAGCTGATTTGAATTTAATTAACTTATCAGAGAAACTTGTAGATCAGAAAATGATATATATACCTGAAAAAGGAAAGGAAACTACAATTCGACAAGCATCTATTAGCAGTGGGACAACAAGTAGTATTTCAACAAATCAACAAAAAGTGAATGTGAATACCGCTAAAGAAAGTGAATTAACATCAATAACTGGTTTAGGTCCAACGAAAGCAAAGGCAATTATTGAATACAGAGAGAATAAAGGTAGTTTTAATAAAATTGAACAACTGAAAGAAATAAAAGGTTTTGGTGACAAAACATACGAAAAGCTCAAAGATTATTTGACAGTTTAG
- a CDS encoding ComE operon protein 2 produces MDRIKWEEYFMAQSHLLSLRSTCTRLSVGATIVKDNRIIAGGYNGSVAGEVHCIDEGCLMEDNHCIRTIHAEMNALLQCTKQGVSTEGATIYVTHFPCLNCTKSIIQAGIKRIYYAQDYHNHEYAIQLLKQSGIEYKKIPFDARQVAEYLTKK; encoded by the coding sequence ATGGACAGAATAAAATGGGAAGAATACTTTATGGCACAGAGTCATCTATTATCATTAAGATCAACATGTACTAGGTTATCTGTTGGGGCAACAATTGTAAAAGACAATAGAATAATTGCTGGAGGATACAATGGATCAGTAGCAGGTGAGGTTCACTGTATTGATGAAGGATGCCTCATGGAAGATAATCATTGTATTAGAACAATACATGCTGAAATGAACGCCTTATTGCAATGTACAAAACAAGGTGTTTCTACTGAAGGTGCAACCATATATGTAACACATTTTCCTTGTTTAAATTGTACTAAATCAATAATTCAAGCTGGAATTAAAAGAATATATTATGCTCAAGATTATCATAATCATGAATATGCAATTCAACTGCTAAAACAATCAGGAATAGAATATAAAAAGATACCATTTGATGCGAGACAAGTAGCAGAATACCTAACGAAGAAGTGA